The following proteins are co-located in the Pedobacter sp. FW305-3-2-15-E-R2A2 genome:
- a CDS encoding GDSL-type esterase/lipase family protein produces MKKVCCYLITGICLIFLLAPFKLSAQTAKWDTISRAKYYTEKLSKFKSDPISEQDFVFLGNSITAGANWPTLLDLPVAKNRGISGDITFGVLDRLSEIIEANPRKIFILIGINDISKGIPDSLILRNYKRMISRIQKGSKSKIYFNTLLPVNYPGDKQRDRNEHITALNKEIRKLKSKRVTIIDLYPHFIDAENRLRGNLSSDGLHLNAIGYQEWANLLKAGNYLK; encoded by the coding sequence ATGAAAAAAGTATGCTGCTACCTGATTACAGGAATTTGCCTGATCTTTCTTTTAGCCCCTTTTAAGTTAAGTGCCCAGACTGCAAAATGGGATACCATTTCCAGAGCGAAGTACTATACCGAAAAACTGTCGAAATTTAAATCCGATCCGATTTCGGAGCAGGATTTTGTGTTTTTAGGGAATAGCATTACCGCAGGAGCCAACTGGCCAACCTTGCTGGATTTGCCTGTGGCAAAGAACAGAGGGATTTCCGGCGACATTACTTTTGGTGTGCTTGACCGCCTGTCAGAAATCATTGAGGCGAACCCTCGAAAAATATTTATACTCATCGGAATCAACGACATTTCTAAGGGCATTCCCGACAGTCTCATTCTGCGGAATTATAAGCGGATGATTAGTCGTATTCAGAAAGGTTCAAAGTCGAAAATTTACTTTAATACCCTCTTACCGGTTAATTATCCTGGTGATAAACAAAGGGATAGGAATGAACACATTACCGCACTAAATAAGGAAATCAGGAAGCTGAAAAGTAAAAGAGTGACCATTATTGATCTCTATCCTCATTTTATTGACGCAGAAAACAGACTCAGGGGAAACCTCAGTTCTGATGGTTTACACCTGAATGCTATAGGATATCAGGAATGGGCAAACCTGCTTAAAGCAGGTAATTATTTAAAATAG
- a CDS encoding glycerophosphodiester phosphodiesterase family protein, translating to MKNTTFLLCIAAIGLSSCKTIQQPMTTTAQFPAFSNEGHRGGRGLMPENTIPAMQYAIDLGMTTLEMDTHITKDQEVAVTHDDYLSPAFMLDPQGQEIPKSDARKYAVFQMDYAALKQFDLGSKYYDAFPQQKKMKSYIPRLGELIEAVQQYLKETGKKQVFYNIETKCSPEGDGFLNPDPETFVKLLMEVIEKKGIQPFVVIQSFDKRTLQVLHKKYPKVKTSYLVANKKSFEENIADLGFKPFILSPMYQMVNAELVKKCHEQQIKVIPWTVNTPKEITELKALNVDGIISDYPDLLVH from the coding sequence ATGAAAAATACTACGTTTCTACTCTGTATAGCCGCAATAGGCCTATCTTCGTGTAAGACCATACAACAGCCTATGACTACTACTGCTCAATTTCCTGCTTTTAGTAACGAAGGCCATCGGGGTGGGCGGGGTTTAATGCCTGAGAATACCATTCCTGCAATGCAATATGCCATAGACCTCGGGATGACTACACTGGAAATGGATACCCACATCACCAAAGATCAGGAAGTGGCTGTTACCCACGATGATTACCTGAGCCCTGCTTTTATGCTCGATCCACAGGGTCAGGAGATCCCAAAATCCGATGCCCGGAAATATGCTGTTTTTCAAATGGACTATGCCGCACTGAAACAATTCGACCTGGGATCTAAATATTATGACGCATTTCCTCAGCAGAAAAAGATGAAAAGTTATATTCCCCGCCTGGGAGAATTGATAGAAGCCGTTCAGCAATATTTGAAGGAAACCGGTAAAAAACAGGTCTTTTATAATATAGAAACGAAATGCAGTCCGGAAGGAGATGGCTTCCTGAATCCGGATCCCGAAACTTTTGTCAAGCTGTTGATGGAGGTGATCGAGAAAAAAGGAATTCAACCATTTGTCGTCATCCAGTCTTTTGACAAAAGGACTTTGCAGGTATTGCACAAGAAATACCCAAAAGTGAAAACTTCCTATCTGGTGGCCAATAAAAAGAGTTTCGAAGAAAATATTGCCGATCTGGGCTTTAAGCCCTTTATCCTGAGTCCGATGTACCAAATGGTGAATGCTGAACTTGTTAAAAAGTGCCATGAACAACAAATAAAAGTAATTCCATGGACAGTGAATACCCCTAAGGAAATAACGGAGCTCAAAGCTTTAAATGTAGATGGAATCATCTCCGATTATCCTGATCTACTGGTTCATTAA
- a CDS encoding DeoR/GlpR family DNA-binding transcription regulator: MINIAERHQYILNKIQTDGSVDVQALCKELDVSSVTIRKDLKLLEDKNLLFRTHGGATLNNPYTVDKPVNEKEQLQSTEKMRIGALAADLVEDNDSIIIASGTTVLALARCIRPKGNLTVITSALNVALELVHHSNIEVIQLGGLLRKSSSSVTGPYSDNILGNVFCSKLFLGVDGIDLEFGLTTTNAFEAHLNRQMIDSSQKIIVLADSTKFGKRGFGKICGIDEVDHIITDSGISPQTVKNLESMGIKVSII, translated from the coding sequence ATGATCAATATAGCAGAAAGACACCAATATATTCTCAATAAAATTCAGACTGATGGATCAGTAGATGTTCAGGCTTTATGTAAAGAGCTGGACGTTTCCTCTGTAACGATCAGAAAAGACCTGAAACTACTCGAAGATAAAAATCTTTTGTTCAGAACCCATGGAGGGGCAACATTAAACAATCCGTATACCGTAGATAAGCCGGTAAATGAAAAAGAACAACTGCAATCTACAGAAAAGATGAGAATTGGTGCCCTTGCTGCGGATCTGGTAGAAGATAATGACTCGATCATCATTGCATCAGGTACTACAGTGCTGGCATTAGCCAGGTGTATCCGGCCAAAAGGCAACCTTACGGTCATCACTTCCGCATTAAATGTAGCCCTGGAACTCGTTCACCATAGCAATATTGAAGTGATTCAGTTGGGCGGATTACTTAGAAAAAGTTCTTCCTCCGTGACCGGCCCTTATTCCGACAATATCCTGGGTAATGTTTTTTGCAGCAAGCTCTTTCTCGGCGTCGATGGCATAGACCTTGAGTTCGGACTAACCACCACCAATGCTTTTGAAGCACACCTCAACCGTCAAATGATCGATTCCTCGCAAAAAATAATAGTCCTCGCCGATTCTACGAAATTCGGAAAAAGAGGATTTGGCAAGATCTGCGGCATCGACGAAGTGGACCATATCATTACAGATAGCGGTATTTCCCCCCAAACGGTAAAAAATCTGGAGAGTATGGGCATAAAGGTATCCATCATTTGA
- a CDS encoding DUF47 family protein: MNSFFKVFSPKDKKFQPLFEECGGNLVSISEALLLTLSTTDMEKRKIHIKEIERMEHIGELIRTRVFLKLSTSLITPFSREDIHSLISSLYDIADHMHTAAINIDLYHVVDLNKPMIKMAQLLIEMCKDLEIALKELKTFKNTGLISDVCLRIYKGESKADSLCNHALAGLFESETNAIELIKQKEILQTLEMATDKCDDVANVLESILVKNA, encoded by the coding sequence ATGAATAGCTTTTTCAAAGTCTTTAGCCCTAAGGATAAAAAATTCCAGCCCCTCTTCGAAGAATGTGGTGGAAATCTGGTCAGTATCTCAGAAGCACTCCTGCTTACCTTGAGTACGACCGATATGGAAAAACGAAAAATACACATCAAGGAAATTGAGCGCATGGAGCATATCGGCGAACTCATCCGGACCAGGGTCTTCCTGAAACTCAGCACAAGTCTCATTACCCCATTCAGCAGGGAAGACATCCATTCCCTGATCAGCTCGCTATATGACATTGCCGACCATATGCATACCGCAGCCATTAACATTGATCTATACCATGTAGTTGATCTCAACAAGCCCATGATCAAAATGGCCCAGCTGCTGATCGAAATGTGTAAAGACCTCGAAATCGCACTTAAAGAGCTCAAAACTTTTAAAAATACCGGACTCATCAGCGATGTCTGTCTGAGGATTTACAAAGGTGAAAGCAAGGCAGATTCGCTCTGTAACCATGCACTGGCTGGCTTATTCGAGTCGGAAACCAATGCCATTGAACTCATTAAACAAAAAGAGATTCTTCAAACACTGGAAATGGCTACAGACAAATGCGACGATGTCGCGAATGTATTGGAGAGCATTCTGGTGAAAAACGCCTAA
- a CDS encoding transcriptional regulator — MRSALEHFDKAFENRIRLQVMSILVANENYDFNSLKELLEVTDGNLASHLKALEKEEYIIIYKSFLGRKPNTSYAASEKGRAAFLKHLQSLENLIKQQKR, encoded by the coding sequence GTGAGATCAGCATTAGAACATTTCGATAAAGCCTTTGAGAACAGGATACGCCTGCAGGTCATGAGCATCCTGGTGGCCAATGAGAATTACGACTTTAATTCCCTGAAGGAATTACTGGAGGTAACTGATGGTAACCTGGCCTCTCACCTGAAGGCACTGGAGAAAGAAGAATATATCATTATCTATAAATCCTTTCTGGGCAGAAAACCCAATACCAGTTATGCAGCCTCTGAAAAAGGGAGAGCCGCATTTCTGAAACACCTGCAATCCCTTGAAAATTTAATTAAACAACAAAAACGTTAA
- the creD gene encoding cell envelope integrity protein CreD — translation MEPFQLPPQKSVFTQLQESVGAKLFLIGMLTVLLLLPSSWIQSLITEREQRQNEAITEIAEKWSGKQLIESPVMQLPYKTFVKVTDAAGKTSLKDGLSVVYILPEDLSIQSQVSPEILHRGIFDAVVYNTKLKIQGRFSELELKKSGINPELILWDKVKVIAGLSDLKGLKNNPIIKLEDLAYTAEPDFSPEHLFNNSLAVQANLSAGKSTAIRFNYDIDLRGSGELDFLHLGKNTSVSVTGNWSNPSFTGNYLPETRSITDKQFSSNWKMSNFNRPFPQQWLGSNDALNEQNKAKATFGVKFLLPVDQYQKTTRSAKYSVLIILLSFISLFFIELLNKIKVNLLQYVLIGAAMIIYYSLLLSFTEQIGFALAYLIASIATITLVSVFIGTFLRNKKAAFVFAIILSIFYSFIYVIIQLQDMALLFGSIGLFITVACLMYFSVKINWNKNQPAIA, via the coding sequence ATGGAACCATTTCAATTGCCCCCACAAAAATCAGTCTTCACTCAACTACAGGAATCTGTTGGTGCCAAGCTCTTCTTAATTGGCATGCTTACCGTATTGCTACTCCTTCCCTCCTCCTGGATTCAATCGCTGATTACGGAACGTGAACAACGTCAGAATGAAGCGATCACAGAAATTGCAGAAAAATGGTCCGGTAAGCAATTGATCGAAAGCCCTGTGATGCAGCTACCTTACAAAACCTTCGTCAAAGTGACAGATGCAGCTGGCAAAACGAGCTTAAAAGACGGTCTCTCCGTAGTATATATCCTACCTGAAGACCTGAGCATTCAAAGCCAGGTAAGCCCTGAAATTTTACATCGTGGTATTTTTGATGCTGTCGTATACAATACCAAACTGAAAATTCAAGGCCGCTTCAGCGAACTGGAATTAAAAAAGTCAGGCATTAACCCAGAGCTGATCTTATGGGATAAGGTTAAAGTGATTGCCGGATTAAGTGATCTAAAAGGGTTAAAAAATAACCCAATCATAAAACTTGAGGACCTGGCCTATACCGCAGAACCTGATTTCTCCCCGGAACACCTGTTCAACAATAGTCTCGCGGTACAGGCCAACCTTAGTGCTGGTAAAAGCACGGCAATTCGCTTTAACTACGATATTGACCTCCGCGGAAGCGGAGAATTAGATTTCCTCCATCTGGGAAAAAACACTTCTGTGAGCGTCACAGGAAATTGGAGCAATCCGAGCTTTACCGGCAACTACCTACCCGAGACCAGATCAATCACGGATAAACAATTTAGCAGCAACTGGAAAATGTCCAATTTCAACCGGCCTTTTCCGCAGCAATGGCTGGGCAGCAATGATGCGCTAAACGAACAAAATAAAGCTAAAGCGACCTTCGGTGTCAAATTCCTCCTTCCTGTGGATCAATATCAGAAGACCACACGCTCAGCAAAATATTCCGTGCTGATCATTTTATTGAGCTTTATCTCTCTTTTCTTCATTGAACTGCTCAACAAAATAAAGGTCAATCTGCTTCAGTACGTGTTAATTGGCGCGGCAATGATCATCTACTATAGCCTGTTGCTGTCTTTCACGGAACAGATTGGCTTTGCACTCGCTTACTTAATTGCTTCCATAGCTACCATTACCCTGGTGAGCGTCTTTATCGGAACATTTTTGAGAAACAAGAAAGCGGCATTTGTGTTTGCCATTATCCTGAGCATATTTTATAGTTTCATTTATGTGATCATTCAATTGCAGGACATGGCCCTCCTTTTTGGAAGTATCGGTTTATTTATCACCGTCGCCTGTCTGATGTATTTCTCCGTTAAAATCAACTGGAATAAAAATCAACCTGCAATTGCTTAA
- a CDS encoding XrtN system VIT domain-containing protein, with translation MKSIKSILLEDKFRLSGIVSILISTAVFVISGFLREDTAFFLFILCYGFSAIFALLFLYKIAFLYKRKAGQAKIEYTALVLVLWFISAFSLNRVMNIFNSSGTWLSVYICIACLAMVLSTIQEAFGLFAKHILTFLLAASSLLFIYYAIYLIPFYALSALAAIFLGLSIHSFIPLFLAIISISFLVIFVKKIPVLKYSIAAGFTIPVLIAAWFTFEWSQLNKSVRLSQNHNSLNESPLPEWAVIAAQLPKSLITEKYLKADLVYTTPNENRNWFWGDVRSSFAEPKKHDPLIVFASLWSGKPNLSDENRIKILKSIYDSRHLAEERLWSGDDLETQSVTSNIKVYPEYRMAYTEKTLSIRNNSQRPWSMNQEAIYTFHLPEGSVISSLSLWINGIEEKARLTTKGKADSAYKTIVGVESRDPSVVHWQEGNTVSVRVFPCTSEENRKFKIGISSPLKKENNQLIYENTWFDGPTAKNAEESVQLDFSVSPKELHTDFNLQKNGKYTSDRQYKDKWTLSLGKTELSAQLFSFGGNSYQLKDARAIPTPFKPTVIYLDLNRSWSEQELKKLWLKISQQNVYVFKGKLIKVTTENLSSVYNDFSELNFSLFPFYEISDPENALVISKSSGNEPNLRDLENSRFQKKTSTFFAKARPFHLYQLGGQSSPYLKTLKEFGLFHYNEGDLDLLISQLQTNQFKTFEAQENSLMIPNATMKVEKIKGSVNTNAPDHLLRLFAYNDILKKVGATYFEKDYVRPELLATADQAFIVSPVSSMIILESQKDYDRFGIEESKNSLKNASIQSSGAAPEPHEWMLIMLCATVMIYFSYQSGHFNRLSQLWK, from the coding sequence ATGAAAAGCATAAAATCCATTCTTTTAGAAGACAAATTCCGCCTGAGCGGAATTGTCTCTATTCTTATTTCAACAGCGGTATTTGTGATTTCAGGTTTTCTCAGAGAAGACACGGCATTTTTTCTTTTTATCCTTTGCTACGGATTTTCGGCCATCTTTGCGCTGCTGTTTTTATACAAAATCGCTTTCTTGTACAAAAGAAAAGCGGGTCAGGCTAAAATTGAATATACGGCCCTTGTACTTGTCCTTTGGTTCATCAGTGCATTCTCTCTGAACAGAGTCATGAATATTTTTAACAGTTCCGGCACCTGGCTCTCTGTATACATTTGTATCGCATGCCTGGCCATGGTATTGAGCACAATACAAGAGGCATTCGGTCTGTTCGCTAAACATATACTGACATTCCTATTGGCCGCATCAAGCCTGCTGTTCATCTATTATGCCATTTATCTGATTCCATTTTATGCACTTAGTGCCTTGGCAGCTATATTTTTAGGCTTATCTATTCATTCTTTTATTCCACTCTTTCTGGCCATCATTTCCATTTCGTTTCTGGTGATTTTTGTTAAAAAAATCCCTGTGCTAAAATATTCCATTGCTGCCGGTTTTACGATTCCGGTACTTATTGCCGCCTGGTTTACCTTTGAGTGGAGTCAGCTGAATAAAAGTGTCCGTTTATCTCAAAATCACAATTCATTAAATGAAAGCCCGCTTCCTGAATGGGCAGTCATTGCAGCTCAACTCCCAAAATCACTAATTACGGAAAAATACCTGAAAGCCGACCTGGTATATACCACTCCAAATGAAAACAGAAATTGGTTTTGGGGAGATGTCAGATCTTCCTTTGCAGAACCTAAAAAGCATGATCCTCTGATTGTATTCGCCAGTTTGTGGTCGGGTAAACCTAATCTGAGTGACGAAAACCGGATTAAGATCCTCAAATCCATTTATGATTCCAGACACCTTGCTGAGGAAAGACTTTGGTCTGGTGATGACCTGGAAACGCAAAGTGTAACCAGCAATATCAAAGTGTATCCCGAATACCGCATGGCATACACAGAAAAAACATTAAGCATTCGCAACAATAGCCAAAGGCCATGGAGCATGAACCAGGAGGCTATTTATACCTTTCACCTCCCTGAAGGGTCGGTCATCAGTTCACTTTCTTTATGGATCAACGGGATAGAGGAAAAGGCACGCCTGACGACAAAAGGGAAAGCAGATTCTGCTTACAAAACGATTGTCGGAGTCGAATCCCGCGATCCTTCTGTGGTTCACTGGCAGGAAGGCAATACAGTAAGTGTTCGCGTCTTTCCATGCACCAGCGAAGAAAACAGGAAATTTAAGATCGGCATCAGCAGTCCCCTGAAAAAAGAGAACAATCAACTCATCTATGAAAACACCTGGTTTGATGGCCCTACGGCAAAAAATGCGGAAGAAAGCGTTCAGCTTGATTTTTCGGTCTCTCCAAAGGAACTCCACACGGACTTCAACCTTCAGAAAAACGGAAAATACACTTCAGACCGCCAGTACAAAGACAAATGGACATTAAGTCTTGGTAAAACCGAGTTATCTGCTCAGCTCTTTTCATTTGGAGGCAACAGTTATCAGCTGAAAGACGCGAGGGCTATCCCTACACCATTCAAACCAACAGTCATTTATCTGGACCTCAATCGTTCCTGGTCTGAACAAGAACTGAAAAAACTCTGGCTAAAAATAAGTCAGCAAAACGTATATGTTTTTAAGGGAAAACTGATCAAAGTAACTACTGAGAATTTAAGTTCGGTTTACAACGATTTTAGTGAACTGAACTTTAGCCTGTTTCCGTTCTATGAAATCTCAGATCCCGAAAACGCGCTGGTCATTAGCAAAAGTAGTGGAAATGAACCTAACCTTAGAGATCTGGAAAATAGTAGATTCCAGAAAAAGACCAGTACTTTCTTTGCTAAAGCCAGACCATTTCACTTATATCAGCTAGGCGGACAAAGCAGTCCTTACCTAAAAACATTAAAGGAATTTGGTCTCTTCCACTATAATGAAGGAGATCTAGACCTACTCATTAGCCAATTGCAGACCAATCAATTTAAAACCTTCGAAGCGCAGGAAAATTCCCTGATGATTCCCAATGCAACGATGAAAGTAGAAAAGATAAAAGGCAGTGTAAATACGAATGCTCCGGATCATTTACTTCGTTTGTTTGCCTACAATGACATTCTTAAAAAAGTAGGGGCTACCTATTTTGAGAAAGATTATGTTCGGCCTGAGCTGCTGGCCACAGCCGATCAGGCCTTCATTGTTTCTCCGGTGTCCAGTATGATCATTTTAGAAAGCCAGAAGGACTATGATCGTTTTGGAATAGAAGAGAGCAAGAACAGCCTGAAAAATGCCTCTATTCAATCTTCGGGTGCCGCTCCGGAACCACATGAATGGATGCTCATCATGCTGTGTGCAACTGTGATGATTTATTTCAGTTATCAGTCCGGACATTTTAACAGATTGAGCCAATTATGGAAATAG
- the xrtN gene encoding exosortase N: protein MEIAGLRKPLTLLLPVIMCLCYTLISFRLLSGYLIWDITVYIGIAIIPYVCRIESGSRSLRFLIPALLFILLAVFIPAKSTLFFTLVFTILLLFENFMGKISLNFFFVLVLLSPLFKFFSDTLSFPLRLWLSNTVAQTITLAGIHAKATGNIITIDGYDFYIDQACAGLNMLSISLLICLFILSYHQRKNEGSLPFYSLLAMLILTFLLNIISNFFRIMMIVIFKIMPGTTMHDLVGMCTLIVYVILPLIALSGSFVKRFGKINPKMEDQSKATAHFLKYPLLHFMFFGVIIFISIHSSENVPAAHKNSKYIALKGYQKTFLQNNVLKFENKEALIYMKPTSFYAPEHNPMICWTGSGYEFQLIKKEMINGTEIYTGTLVKGKDKIYASWWFDNGKMKTIDQFQWRWNAARENQDFYLVNVNATKSEDLKRITETLLPSPFAGNP, encoded by the coding sequence ATGGAAATAGCAGGATTGAGAAAGCCATTGACGCTTCTTTTGCCGGTCATAATGTGTCTCTGTTATACATTGATCTCTTTTAGGTTGCTTTCGGGATACCTGATCTGGGACATCACCGTATACATCGGAATAGCCATTATTCCTTATGTATGCCGCATAGAAAGTGGAAGCAGGTCATTGCGCTTTCTTATTCCTGCCTTGCTTTTCATTTTGCTTGCCGTTTTTATTCCGGCAAAATCAACCCTGTTTTTTACACTGGTATTTACGATATTGTTGCTATTTGAAAATTTCATGGGGAAGATTAGCCTGAACTTTTTTTTCGTCCTGGTACTGCTGTCCCCACTTTTTAAATTCTTTAGCGACACGCTCAGCTTCCCCCTTCGGTTATGGTTAAGCAATACAGTTGCTCAAACCATAACCCTGGCAGGAATACATGCCAAGGCGACTGGAAACATCATTACCATTGATGGTTACGATTTTTACATTGATCAGGCCTGCGCCGGATTAAACATGCTCAGTATCTCTTTGCTGATCTGCCTCTTTATCCTCAGTTACCACCAGAGGAAGAACGAAGGATCTCTTCCTTTTTATAGCCTGCTGGCGATGCTGATCCTGACATTCCTGCTGAATATTATTTCCAACTTTTTCAGGATCATGATGATTGTCATTTTCAAGATTATGCCTGGAACAACAATGCATGACCTCGTTGGGATGTGTACACTGATCGTTTACGTCATTTTACCCTTGATAGCACTAAGTGGCTCTTTTGTGAAACGATTTGGTAAAATAAACCCGAAAATGGAAGATCAATCAAAAGCAACAGCACATTTTTTAAAGTACCCGCTCTTACACTTTATGTTCTTTGGTGTTATCATTTTTATCTCCATCCATTCATCTGAAAATGTGCCTGCAGCGCACAAAAACAGCAAGTACATTGCATTAAAAGGATATCAGAAAACTTTTCTTCAAAACAATGTATTAAAGTTTGAGAACAAAGAAGCATTGATCTATATGAAGCCAACTTCCTTTTACGCCCCGGAACACAATCCCATGATCTGTTGGACTGGGAGTGGTTATGAGTTTCAATTGATAAAAAAAGAAATGATCAACGGAACCGAAATTTATACGGGCACTCTGGTTAAGGGCAAGGATAAGATCTATGCCTCCTGGTGGTTTGACAATGGAAAAATGAAAACCATTGACCAGTTCCAATGGAGGTGGAATGCGGCCAGGGAAAATCAGGATTTTTACCTTGTTAACGTCAATGCCACCAAAAGCGAGGATCTTAAAAGAATTACTGAAACACTTTTACCATCGCCATTCGCCGGCAATCCTTAA
- a CDS encoding M28 family peptidase: protein MKAFFSLLICGMAFSAQSQDNFTPVFEKISNEVQANSNAYGNLKFATESIGHRLTGSANGAKAEEYAFNLLKSYGYDVKYQPFEVESWSRLTNETKIGDAENEMRKISSVTLAHSPVKAVVVGEMVDLGNGLEEDYQKDAGKVKGKIALVYLGVLPGSPANTPSLHRSEKAAIATKYGASGIIIINGVKGGVLLTGTASVTGKLIPIPAVCIGLENGMRLKEALKTKKQFASLNMTNFSGMIKARNVIATIKGKTHPEEKIVVGGHLDSWDLATGAIDNGIGSFAIMDMARTFKKLNLSTDRTLEFILFMGEEQGLLGSKAYVDAAKKENTLNQLRFMLNYDMTNDPKGFSTSRKEMKTLFTDWGGQISKLDTGFKNVFYSGAGLHSDHQPFLLQGVPTGGGAGGKLPNNSGPYYHSDGDVFKLVDEQGLKNTVRYSAMLAYALANTPTIPVVKQTEEALKVFLQDNELEVPLRIAGEWRW from the coding sequence ATGAAAGCTTTCTTTAGTTTGCTCATCTGTGGTATGGCCTTTTCCGCGCAGTCGCAAGACAATTTTACTCCCGTTTTTGAGAAAATCAGCAATGAGGTACAGGCCAATTCCAACGCTTATGGAAACTTGAAGTTTGCCACGGAAAGTATCGGACATCGTCTGACGGGTTCCGCTAACGGAGCTAAAGCTGAAGAATATGCTTTCAATCTTTTAAAATCCTATGGTTATGATGTAAAATATCAGCCTTTCGAAGTGGAAAGCTGGAGTCGCCTGACCAATGAAACTAAAATAGGGGATGCTGAAAATGAAATGAGAAAAATCAGTTCAGTGACTTTAGCCCATTCGCCGGTTAAAGCAGTCGTTGTTGGGGAAATGGTAGACCTGGGAAATGGATTGGAAGAAGATTATCAGAAAGATGCGGGTAAGGTAAAAGGAAAGATTGCTTTGGTTTATCTGGGGGTTTTACCCGGTTCTCCGGCAAATACGCCCTCATTACACCGTTCAGAGAAGGCCGCAATTGCGACTAAATACGGAGCAAGCGGAATCATCATCATCAATGGTGTTAAAGGTGGAGTATTGCTTACCGGTACGGCCTCTGTTACAGGAAAACTGATCCCTATTCCTGCTGTTTGCATCGGACTGGAAAACGGAATGCGTCTGAAAGAAGCTTTAAAAACGAAAAAACAATTCGCAAGTTTAAACATGACCAATTTTTCGGGAATGATCAAAGCCCGAAATGTAATTGCGACCATAAAAGGAAAAACACATCCGGAGGAGAAGATCGTGGTAGGTGGACATCTGGATAGCTGGGATCTTGCTACCGGTGCGATAGATAACGGAATCGGATCTTTTGCCATTATGGATATGGCACGTACTTTTAAAAAGTTGAACCTAAGCACAGATCGTACTTTGGAGTTCATTCTGTTTATGGGCGAAGAACAAGGCTTACTGGGATCTAAAGCTTATGTAGATGCGGCAAAAAAAGAAAACACATTGAATCAGCTGCGGTTCATGTTAAACTATGATATGACCAATGATCCTAAAGGATTTTCTACCAGCCGAAAGGAAATGAAAACTTTATTTACCGATTGGGGTGGGCAGATCAGTAAACTCGATACTGGTTTCAAGAATGTTTTTTACTCCGGTGCAGGGTTGCATAGTGATCATCAGCCGTTTTTATTGCAAGGCGTACCTACGGGTGGTGGTGCAGGAGGTAAATTACCTAATAATTCCGGCCCTTATTACCATTCTGATGGAGATGTGTTTAAATTGGTAGATGAGCAAGGTTTGAAAAACACCGTAAGGTATAGTGCTATGCTGGCTTATGCACTTGCCAATACGCCGACCATCCCTGTGGTTAAGCAAACTGAAGAAGCTTTGAAAGTCTTCCTTCAGGATAATGAACTGGAAGTTCCGTTAAGGATTGCCGGCGAATGGCGATGGTAA